One window of Aricia agestis chromosome 20, ilAriAges1.1, whole genome shotgun sequence genomic DNA carries:
- the LOC121737219 gene encoding probable cytochrome P450 6a13 has product MLYYYLLLVLTILFIVYKYRNRNKDYWKQKNIVQEEGVLQTYITRQCSLGEVYLDIYKKYPNEKYIGVFLNEPALIVKDLNDVHAVLQGDFQNFFSRGTVQNPRDVLADNVLFIDDYPRWRLIRQKMTPIFTSRKLKNMFYIMDRIACDFISNDNNVQLTNTDSFHALSVYTTACIAATVFGLDGSPKNYTDSPFLHMVRDVIGPNFAFNFKFSVSTISPRLFNLLNLKFFDAYKDFFVGAFKQVIDRRRRDRDPRHDFIDTCIELQNSGRMQDAITGYELDPSDEVLAAQAFFFFLAGVDTSATTMHFVLLELASNPKVLARLHQEIDEAFTKCGDALTYDAVDNMQYLEMVLNESMRKHSPIAQIQRQCVNKTTLPGGLRVEKDEIIVIPIHALHRDENNFPNADVFDPERFSPENIKNIKRASFLPFGGGNRVCIGERLARLQVKSGVAWFLRNHTLKEQAFNPKKYDQITFANKDTNAGIKLIPRN; this is encoded by the exons ATGCTTTACTACTATCTACTATTAGTTCTGACTATActatttatagtttataagtATAGAAATCGCAACAAAGATTACTGGAAACAGAAAAACATAGTGCAGGAGGAGGGAGTCTTACAGACGTACATAACACGGCAATGCTCCTTAGGAGAAGTCTACTTGGATATTTACAAGAAGTATCCTAACGAAAAGTATATAGGAGTGTTTTTGAACGAGCCGGCCCTCATCGTGAAAGATCTGAACGACGTTCATGCCGTCCTGCAGGGCGACTTCCAGAATTTCTTTAGTCGCGGCACCGTCCAAAACCCGCGGGACGTTCTCGCGGACAACGTGCTGTTCATAGACGATTACCCGCGATGGAGGCTCATCAGACAGAAAATGACGCCCATCTTCACGAGCAGGAAGCTCAAGAACATGTTCTACATCATGGACAGAATCGCCTGCGACTTCATCAGCAACGACAACAACGTTCAGCTCACGAACACCGACTCGTTCCACGCTCTCTCCGTGTACACTACCGCCTGCATCGCCGCCACCGTCTTCGGCCTGGACGGGAGCCCGAAGAACTACACCGACTCCCCATTCCTCCACATGGTCAGGGATGTTATAGGACCAAACTTCGCCTTCAACTTTAAATTCTCCGTTTCGACGATCTCGCCCCGCCTCTTCAACCTATTGAATTTGAAATTCTTCGACGCCTACAAGGATTTCTTCGTCGGCGCCTTCAAGCAGGTGATCGACCGACGAAGACGGGATAGGGACCCTCGCCACGATTTCATCGACACCTGCATAGAGCTGCAGAACAGCGGAAGGATGCAGGACGCTATCACGGGGTACGAGCTCGATCCGTCGGACGAGGTGTTGGCCGCTCAggctttcttcttcttcttggcCGGGGTAGACACGTCCGCGACGACGATGCACTTTGTTCTTTTGGAGCTGGCCAGTAACCCTAAAGTACTAGCCCGGCTTCACCAAGAAATAGACGAGGCGTTTACCAAATGCGGGGACGCTTTGACGTACGATGCCGTCGACAACATGCAGTACTTGGAGATGGTGTTGAACGAGTCAATGCGCAAACATTCGCCGATCGCCCAGATTCAGAGGCAGTGCGTGAACAAAACGACACTGCCGGGAGGACTCCGAGTAGAGAAGGATGAAATCATAGTGATACCTATTCACGCGTTGCACAGGGACGAGAACAATTTTCCGAACGCTGACGTATTCGACCCCGAAAGATTCTCACCGGAGAATATAAAAAACATCAAGAGAGCCAGTTTCCTACCCTTCGGTGGCGGAAATCGCGTTTGCATAG GTGAACGATTAGCCCGCCTCCAAGTAAAATCTGGCGTCGCATGGTTCCTACGGAACCACACGCTGAAGGAACAAGCATTCAACCCGAAAAAGTATGACCAGATCACATTCGCTAACAAAGATACCAATGCTGGTATTAAACTGATACCAAGGAACTAA